In the genome of Variovorax sp. PAMC26660, the window GCAGGCCGGCGACCTGTATCGCCTGATGGACGAAGCCGCGAAAGAGCGCCTGGTGCAAAGCATCGCGGGTGGGCTCGGTGCGGTCACGCGGCAGGACATCATCGACCGCTCGGTGAGTTATTTCCGCCAGGCCGATGCCGACTACGGCGCGCGGCTCGACAAGGCCATCAAGGCCGTGCAGGCCAAGATCAAGGGTGACGACGTGAGCGTTCAGGTCGGCAAGCCGGCTCACAAGAGCAGCGAAAGCTGATTCGCTTTCTTCGGATCCGGGAAAGCCGCTGGTCCTTGTGGGCCAGCGGCTTTTTTTGTGCTCTTGTCCGGGGCTTGTGCGAATGACACCAGGTGCTCCCCTCCGCGAATGTCCCCCGCTTCGCTCCTCCTTTATTTCGCTGCGGGGAGCACCTGGCGTCATTCGCACATGGACGCACTGTTGGTGTATCGCCGATCAACCAGTGCTCTGAGCGCTCACGTCGATACGGGGCTCTTTTTAGCTAAATAAAGGAGGAGCGAAGCGGGGGACATTCGCGAAAAAGAACACCGTGTCGGCGTGAGCGACGCCCTGAACAGCAGCGTTCAGAACGTAAAACGCGACGGGAAAAAATCAGCCAGTGACCGCCACGCCCACCTTGGCTCCAGCCGCGACGATCTCCCCCCACGTCGCATCGTCGACCCAGATGCCGTCACGCTGACGCGCGGCGCGTGCCTTGCGCTCGGGCTCGCCGGCAATCTGCACTTCGTCGAAGCCCTGTCCCTTGGGGCTCTGGCGCAGCCAGTCGATGAAGGCATGCGCCTCGCTGTCGAAGGTGGATTGCGTGCCCAGTCGTGCGGGATCGATCAGCACCGTCAGCATGCCGTTGAGGATCGTGCGCGAAGTGTCGGCCGGCCGGTGCCAGGTGCCGCCACCGGTGAGTGCGCCGCCGAGCAGCTCGCACACCACCGCCATGCCGTATCCCTTGTGCTCGCCGAACGTCATGAGCGCGCCGAAGAGGCCGTTGCCCTGCGGCACCACGACCACACCAGGGTCGTTGGTGGGTACGCCTTGCGCGTCGATCAGGTAGCCATCGGGCACGCTTTCGCCCTTGTTGTGGGCCACGCGCATCTTGCCTTGTGCCACGCGGCTGGTGGCGTAGTCGAGCACGAAGGGCTCGGCGCCTGCCAGCGGTATGCCGATGCAGCAGGGGTTGGTGCCGAAGCGCCCGTCGCCACCGCCCCAGGGCGCCACCACCGGCCGCGACAGCACGTTGACGAAGTGCATCGACACCAGTCCCTGCGCGGTCGCCATTTCGGCGAAGTGCCCGATGCGTCCCAGGTGGTGCGCATTCGCGAGCGTGAAGATGCAGCTGCCGTGCTGCTTCGCCCGCGCGATCCCGAGTTCCATCGCCTGCGCGCCGACGACCTGCCCGTAGCCGTGCTGGCCATCGAGGCCCATCATCGTGCCGATGTCGAGGTTGACCCGCACGCCGGTGTTCGGCTTCAGCCCGCCCTCGGCCACCGCATCGATATAGCGCGGCAGCATGCCCACGCCGTGCGAGTCATGGCCGCTCAGGTTGGCCAGCACCAGGTTGGCCGCCACCTGCTGTGCTTCGGCGGGCTGGCTGCCCGCGGCTTCGAGGACGCGGGCGACGGTGGCTTGCAGGCCGTCGGCCGGCAGTGTGTGGGGCATGAATCAGACTCCCTTTGCGTTCAGTGTGATGGCATACAGCGACGTCGTCGCGCAGATGAAAAGCCGGTTGCGCTTGGGCCCGCCGAAGCAGACATTGGCCACGCGTTCGGGCAACAGAATCTTGCCGAGCAGCGTGCCGTCGGGGTGATAGGCGTGCACGCCGTCGGCGGCGCTGGTCCAGATGCGGCCCTCGGTGTCGAGGCGAAAGCCATCGAACAGGCCGTTCGTGCATTCGGCGAACACCTCGCCGCCACTGAGGCTGCGGCCATCGTTGCCGACCTTGAAGCGGCGGATGTGCCGCGGCCCGTCCGCCGCATGGCTCGCGCCCGTGTCGGCGATGTAGAGCAGCGATTCGTCGGGCGAGAACGCCAGCCCGTTGGGCTTGACGAAGTCGTCGGTCATGCGCGCGACCTCGCCGCTCGCTGGGTCAATGCGAAAGACGTGGCAGGCGCCGATCTCGCTGTCGGCGCGCAGGCCTTCGTAGTCCGACAGGATGCCGTAGCTCGGGTCGGTGAACCACACGCCGCCGTCCGAATGCACCACCACGTCGTTGGGCGAGTTCAGGCGCTTGCCCTGCCAGTGCGAGGCCAGCACGGTGATCGATCCATCGTGCTCGGTGCGCGTCACGCGGCGCGTCAGGTGCTCGCAGCTCACGAGCCGGCCTTGGCGGTCGACCGTGTGGCCGTTCGTGTTGTTGGCCGGCTCACGGAAGATGCCGACCGTGCCGCTCACCTCGTCGTAGCGCAGCATGCGGTTGTTCGGAATGTCCGACCACACCAGCGTGCGGTGCGCTGCGAACCACGCCGGGCCCTCGCACCAGCGCGCGCCGGTCCACAGCCGCTGCACGCGCTCGGGGCCGGGAATGCAGGGCTTGAAGCGAGGGTCCAGATGCTCGAAGCCGGTGCCGTCCAGAAAGCCGAAGGGGAGGGTGGTCATGCTGTTCCTTGTCGATGGGTTCACATCACCGCGCCGACCTGCCACGGCACGAACTCGTTCTGTCCGTAGCCGTGCTGCTCGCTCTTCGAGTGCGCGCCGGACGCCGTGGCAAGCACCATCTCGAAGATGCGCTGGCCCATCTCCTGGATGGAGGCCGTGCCGTCGACGATCTCGCCGCAGTTGATGTCCATGTCTTCTTCCTGCCGCTGCCACAGCGCCGAGTTGGTCGCGAGCTTGAGCGAGGGCGAGGGCGCGCAGCCGTAGGCCGAGCCGCGTCCGGTGGTAAAGCAGATGAGGTTGGCGCCGCCGGCCACCTGGCCCGTGGCGCTCACCGGGTCGTAGCCCGGCGTGTCCATGTAGACGAAGCCGTGCGCGGTGACGGGCTCGGCGTATTCGTACACCGCTTCGAGATTGCTGGTGCCGCCCTTGGCGACCGCGCCCAGCGACTTCTCGAGGATGGTGGTGAGCCCGCCTGCCTTGTTGCCGGGCGAGGGGTTGTTGTTCATCTCGCCTTCGTTGATGGCGGTGTAGTGCTCCCACCATTTGATGCGGTCCACCAGCTTCTGGCCGACCTCGCGCTTCACCGCGCGACGCGTGAGCAGATGCTCGGCGCCGTACACCTCGGGCGTCTCGCTCAGGATGGCCGTGCCGCCATGCGCCACCAGCAGGTCCACCGCCGCGCCCAGCGCCGGGTTGGCGCTGATGCCCGAGTAGCCATCGGAGCCGCCGCATTGCAGCCCGATGGTGATGTGCGCCGCGCTGCAGGGCTCGCGCTGGACCGCGTTGGCGCGCGGCAGCATTTCGTTGATGAGCGCCACGCCCTTGTCGACCGTCTTGCGCGTACCGCCCGTGTCCTGGATGTTGAACACGCGGAAGTTCTCTCCTTCCGCGAGGTTGCCGGTCGCGAGCCAGGCGTTGATCTGGTTGGCCTCGCACCCCAGGCCCACCACCAGCACGGCCGCGAAGTTGGCGTGCGTGGCGTAGCCCGTGAGCGTGCGCTCCAGGATCTGCATGCCCATGCCCTGCGTGTCCATGCCGCAGCCGGTCCCGTGCGTGAGCGCGATCACGCCATCGACGTTCGGAAACGCCGCCAGCGCCTGCGGGTTGGTCTTGCGCGAGAAGTGGTCGGCAATGGCGCGCGCGGCCGTGGCCGAGCAGTTCACGCTGGTCAGCACGCCGATGTAGTTGCGCGTGGCCACGCGGCCATCGGCGCGCTTGATGCCCATGAAGGTGGCTTCGCGCTTCGCGGGGGCGGGCTTCACGTCGGCGCCGAAGGCGTAGTCGCGCTCAAAACCTTTGGTGACGGCGCCCTTGTCCGGGCCCATGTCGAGGTTCTGCGTGTGCACGTGTTCGCCGGCGGCGATGGGCTTGCTCGCGAAACCGATGATCTGGTTGTAGCGGCGCACCGGCTCGCCTTGCGCGATGGCGCGCATCGCGATCTTGTGGCCCGGAGGAATCAGGCCGCGCACGGCCACGTTCTCGACAGCGGTGCCGCCGAGCAATTGGGCGCGCGCGATGACGACGTCATCGGCGGGGTGGAGTCTGATGTAGGGGGTCATGGTGGGAATCTGCTGGCTGTATGGCTGGCGTTTGCTTGCGGGATGGCGCGTGTTTTCAGGAGGCCTTGGCACGGCGCCAGCTTGCGCTGAATCGCTGGTGGAACTTGTCCATGTGCTGGTGCATGGCCTCGCGCGCCGCCGCAGCGTCGCGCGCGGCGATGGCGTCGAGGATGGCTTCGTGCTCGCCGATGGCGGCCTGCCACGAGTCCATGGTCTCGAAGTAATCGATCATCCGGGCGAAGATCGGGCCCTGCCGCGACTCCCAGAAGGCCTGCACGGTTTCGGTCAGCACCACGTTGCCGCAGGCGTTGACGATGGCCAGGTGAAAGGCGCGGTCGCCCTCGTGCGGCACCTCGTTGCGCGCGGCCAGCTCGCGCATCATCTGGATCGCGCGGCGCATGGCGTCCACGTCCTTGCGCTTGCCATGCTGGGCGGCCGTGGCGGCGGTCTCGCCTTCCACCATGCGGCGCGCCCGGATGATTTCGAGCGGGCCCCACTCGGTGCCGCTCGCGGGCGTACTGGTGCGGTGCGAGCGATCGAGCACATACACGCCCGAGCCGGTGCGGATCTCGACCCAGCCTTCCACCTCCAGCGCGATCAGCGCCTCGCGCACCGACGGCCGGCTCACGCCCAACTGTTTGGCGAGGTCGCGCTCGGCGGGAATGCGCGCGCCGACATCGAACTCGCCCTTGCCGATCAGCCCCCGGAGCTGATCGGCAATCTGGCGATAAAGGCGCTGGGGTTCTACGGTCTGGAGCGGCACGAGGTCGAAGGAGTTAAGGGTTGTCCTGAATTGGACAAGTGGTAAGGCCAATTCAGAATACGATACACCGTCCGCGCCACCCATTGGGCCTAACCCGAATTCGCCGGCCGCCAAGGCACATTCGCATGCAGGAGACACGATGAGACTGAAGGGAAAAACCGCGCTGGTCACTGCCGCCGGCCAGGGCATCGGCCATGCCAGCGTGCTGGCGCTCGCGGCCGAAGGCGCGCGCGTCTGGGCCACCGACGTCAACGAGACGCTGCTTGAACGCTATGCCGGCGTGGCCAACGTCACGGCCCTGAAGCTCGATGTGCTCGACAAGGCGGCCATCGGCGCGCTGGCGGCGCAACTGCCCACGCTCGACGTGCTCTTCAACTGCGCGGGCGTGGTGCACAACGGCACCATCGAGCAGGCGAGCGACGACGAACTGATGTTCGCCTTCAGCCTCAACGTGCGCGCCCAGATGTGGACCATCCAGGCCGTGCTGCCCGGCATGCTGGCGGCGGGGCGCGGCAGCATCATCAACATGGCGAGCGTGTGCTCCAGCATGAAGGGTCTGCCTAATCGCTTTGTCTACGGCACCACCAAGGCGGCGGTGCTCGGGCTCACCAAGAGCGTGGCGGCCGACTACGTGACCAAGGGCATCCGCTGCAATGCGGTGTGCCCGGGCACGGTCGACACGCCTTCGCTGGGCGACCGCATCAACGCCAACGCCGACCCCGAAGAAGCCCGCAAGGCCTTCATCGCGCGCCAGCCGATGGGCCGGCTCGCGCAGGCCGAAGAGATCGCACCGGTCGTGGTGTTCCTGGCCAGCGACGAATCGATCTTCGCCACCGGCCAGTACTTCACCGTCGATGGCGGCCTGACCATATGAACCAGCTCGACTTCGCAGGCCGGCATGCGGTCGTCACCGGCGGCGCCACGGGCCTGGGCTTCGGCATCGCGCAGCGGCTGGTGGCTTCGGGCGGCAGCGTCACGCTGTGGGACCGCGACGAAGCCGCCGCCAATCAGGCGGCGCAATCGCTCGGCGACAAGGCCTTTGCGCTGAAGGTCGATGTGTCGCAGCAGCCTTCCGTTGCAAAAGCCGTGGCGGCCACGCTGGCGCAGGTGCCGCACATCGATGCGCTGGTCAACAGCGCCGGCATCACCGGGCCCAACACCAAGCTGTGGGACTACCCGGTGGACGACTGGCGCCAGGTGATGGACGTCAACATCAACGGCGTGTTCCTGTGCTGCCGCGAAGTGGTCGCGCAGATGCGCAAGCAGGGCGACCGGGGCTACGGCCGCATCGTCAACATCGCCTCTGTCGCAGGGAAAGACGGCAACCCCAACGCCAGCGCCTACAGCGCCAGCAAGGCGGCCGTCATCGGCCTGACCAAGTCGCTCGGCAAGGAACTGGCCGACACCGGCATCCGCGTGAACTGCGTGACGCCCGCGGCGGTGAAGACGGCCATCTTCGACCAGATGACGCCCGAGCACATCGCCTTCATGCTCTCGAAGATCCCGATGGGCCGCTTCGGCACGGTGGAAGAGGTGGCCGCGATGGTCGGCTGGCTCTGCACCGAAGACTGCTCTTTTTCCACCGGCGCGGTCTTCGACCTTTCCGGTGGTCGCTCCACGTACTGATCAATCAATGCACTGAAAGGAAAGCATGAAACTCGTCCGCTATGGCAACCCCGGCAAGGAAAAACCCGGCCTCATCGACAGCGACGGCAAGCTGCGCGACCTGAGCGCCATCGTCAAGGACATCGGTCCCGACCAGCTCGGCGATGCCGCCATTGCCAAGCTGCGCAAGCAGAAGATCGACAAGCTGCCGTTGGTCAAGGGCAAGCCGCGTTTGGGCAGCCCCGTGGCCAACGTCGGCAAGTTCATCGCCATCGGCCTGAACTACGCGGACCACGCGGCCGAGTCCGGCCTGCCGGTGCCCAAGGAGCCCGTGGTGTTCACCAAGGCCAACAGCTGCATCCAGGGTCCGAACGATCCGGTGATGCTGCCCAAGGGTTCGGTCAAGACCGACTGGGAAGTCGAACTCGGCGTGGTCATCGGCACGCGCGCACGCTACGTGTCGCAAAAGAGCGCGCTCGACTACGTGGCCGGCTACTGCACCATCAACGACATCAGCGAGCGCGAATACCAGATCGAGCGCGGCGGCACATGGGACAAGGGCAAGGGTTGCGACACCTTCGGCCCGCTCGGCCCCTGGCTGGTGACGCGCGACGAGATCGAGAACCCGCAGAAGCTCGCGATGTGGCTCGACCTGAACGGCCAGCGCGTGCAGACCGGCAGCACCAAGACCATGATCTTCAGCGTGGCCAAGATCGTCAGCTACGTGAGCCAGTTCATGACGCTGATGCCCGGCGACGTGATCACCACCGGCACGCCACCCGGCGTCGGCATGGGCATGAAGCCGCCGATGTTCCTGAAAAAGGGCGACGTGATGACGCTGGGCATCGAAGGCCTGGGCGAGCAGCGGCAGGAAGTCGTTCCGTTCAAGCTCTGAACGGCGCGCGATGATGGCGCGGCGTCCTTCGGCATGAAGGGCGCCGCGACCCTCCAGAAGAATTTGAATAACAGTGGTGGGGACAAATCAATGAAGAATTTTTTCGCGGCGCTCCTGCTGGGCGCCGGGTTGATCGCGGGCGCGCCCGCGCAGGCGCAGCAGCCAGTCGTCCTCAAGTGGGCGCACGGCTACGAGACCAGCGAGCCTTTC includes:
- a CDS encoding UxaA family hydrolase, whose protein sequence is MTPYIRLHPADDVVIARAQLLGGTAVENVAVRGLIPPGHKIAMRAIAQGEPVRRYNQIIGFASKPIAAGEHVHTQNLDMGPDKGAVTKGFERDYAFGADVKPAPAKREATFMGIKRADGRVATRNYIGVLTSVNCSATAARAIADHFSRKTNPQALAAFPNVDGVIALTHGTGCGMDTQGMGMQILERTLTGYATHANFAAVLVVGLGCEANQINAWLATGNLAEGENFRVFNIQDTGGTRKTVDKGVALINEMLPRANAVQREPCSAAHITIGLQCGGSDGYSGISANPALGAAVDLLVAHGGTAILSETPEVYGAEHLLTRRAVKREVGQKLVDRIKWWEHYTAINEGEMNNNPSPGNKAGGLTTILEKSLGAVAKGGTSNLEAVYEYAEPVTAHGFVYMDTPGYDPVSATGQVAGGANLICFTTGRGSAYGCAPSPSLKLATNSALWQRQEEDMDINCGEIVDGTASIQEMGQRIFEMVLATASGAHSKSEQHGYGQNEFVPWQVGAVM
- a CDS encoding SDR family oxidoreductase; this translates as MRLKGKTALVTAAGQGIGHASVLALAAEGARVWATDVNETLLERYAGVANVTALKLDVLDKAAIGALAAQLPTLDVLFNCAGVVHNGTIEQASDDELMFAFSLNVRAQMWTIQAVLPGMLAAGRGSIINMASVCSSMKGLPNRFVYGTTKAAVLGLTKSVAADYVTKGIRCNAVCPGTVDTPSLGDRINANADPEEARKAFIARQPMGRLAQAEEIAPVVVFLASDESIFATGQYFTVDGGLTI
- a CDS encoding SMP-30/gluconolactonase/LRE family protein — translated: MTTLPFGFLDGTGFEHLDPRFKPCIPGPERVQRLWTGARWCEGPAWFAAHRTLVWSDIPNNRMLRYDEVSGTVGIFREPANNTNGHTVDRQGRLVSCEHLTRRVTRTEHDGSITVLASHWQGKRLNSPNDVVVHSDGGVWFTDPSYGILSDYEGLRADSEIGACHVFRIDPASGEVARMTDDFVKPNGLAFSPDESLLYIADTGASHAADGPRHIRRFKVGNDGRSLSGGEVFAECTNGLFDGFRLDTEGRIWTSAADGVHAYHPDGTLLGKILLPERVANVCFGGPKRNRLFICATTSLYAITLNAKGV
- a CDS encoding fumarylacetoacetate hydrolase family protein, with translation MKLVRYGNPGKEKPGLIDSDGKLRDLSAIVKDIGPDQLGDAAIAKLRKQKIDKLPLVKGKPRLGSPVANVGKFIAIGLNYADHAAESGLPVPKEPVVFTKANSCIQGPNDPVMLPKGSVKTDWEVELGVVIGTRARYVSQKSALDYVAGYCTINDISEREYQIERGGTWDKGKGCDTFGPLGPWLVTRDEIENPQKLAMWLDLNGQRVQTGSTKTMIFSVAKIVSYVSQFMTLMPGDVITTGTPPGVGMGMKPPMFLKKGDVMTLGIEGLGEQRQEVVPFKL
- a CDS encoding malate/lactate/ureidoglycolate dehydrogenase, translating into MPHTLPADGLQATVARVLEAAGSQPAEAQQVAANLVLANLSGHDSHGVGMLPRYIDAVAEGGLKPNTGVRVNLDIGTMMGLDGQHGYGQVVGAQAMELGIARAKQHGSCIFTLANAHHLGRIGHFAEMATAQGLVSMHFVNVLSRPVVAPWGGGDGRFGTNPCCIGIPLAGAEPFVLDYATSRVAQGKMRVAHNKGESVPDGYLIDAQGVPTNDPGVVVVPQGNGLFGALMTFGEHKGYGMAVVCELLGGALTGGGTWHRPADTSRTILNGMLTVLIDPARLGTQSTFDSEAHAFIDWLRQSPKGQGFDEVQIAGEPERKARAARQRDGIWVDDATWGEIVAAGAKVGVAVTG
- a CDS encoding SDR family NAD(P)-dependent oxidoreductase is translated as MNQLDFAGRHAVVTGGATGLGFGIAQRLVASGGSVTLWDRDEAAANQAAQSLGDKAFALKVDVSQQPSVAKAVAATLAQVPHIDALVNSAGITGPNTKLWDYPVDDWRQVMDVNINGVFLCCREVVAQMRKQGDRGYGRIVNIASVAGKDGNPNASAYSASKAAVIGLTKSLGKELADTGIRVNCVTPAAVKTAIFDQMTPEHIAFMLSKIPMGRFGTVEEVAAMVGWLCTEDCSFSTGAVFDLSGGRSTY
- a CDS encoding FadR/GntR family transcriptional regulator; translated protein: MPLQTVEPQRLYRQIADQLRGLIGKGEFDVGARIPAERDLAKQLGVSRPSVREALIALEVEGWVEIRTGSGVYVLDRSHRTSTPASGTEWGPLEIIRARRMVEGETAATAAQHGKRKDVDAMRRAIQMMRELAARNEVPHEGDRAFHLAIVNACGNVVLTETVQAFWESRQGPIFARMIDYFETMDSWQAAIGEHEAILDAIAARDAAAAREAMHQHMDKFHQRFSASWRRAKAS